In a genomic window of Pangasianodon hypophthalmus isolate fPanHyp1 chromosome 1, fPanHyp1.pri, whole genome shotgun sequence:
- the dek gene encoding protein DEK gives MTDIMEVEMKSAATEEAMDDTTNKEEQDESGAHKPKSRIYPGEIIEGKREKKTVQRLNMQMGKPKEKLKVESIGHGDKLGDIARVNHAIGKLKAPQLKPLHKILYDRPGAVSSLRKHLRLFNGFPFEIDSDPYNKKREKVLKLPKIQLRTICQILDLERSGNQSVLVDRIMQFLINPTNSGKPVLLKKKRKKKTTKDAKREKKISSKSKQQQLESGKSKAIVTDSSSDEADEEDKGKNEDGEKSDSQKHEGDESTSEEVEEEKSVDSDEGPEDDKDEETSKSKKPSSKKKPTTKKEPKKADDSDQALSDEDDDDSESAEDTPPKKVKKKPATQKKVKAKPAPKTKKADSSSSRKKNAASKTKLKPESSDDDDDDEPLIKMIKKSPSDEQLKSAVKDLLKNANLEEVTMKQICQQVYDLYPDFDLTARKDFIKQTVKSLIS, from the exons ATGACTGACATCATGGAAGTTGAGATGAAGTCAGCTGCCACAGAAGAAGCCATGGATGACACAACCAATAAAGAGGAGCAAGATGAATCAGGGGCACACAAACCCAAGAGCAGGATAT ATCCAGGGGAAATCATTGAAGGAAAACGAGAGAAGAAGACAGTCCAGAGACTTAACATGCAGATGGGTAAACCGAAAGAAAAGCTGAAAGTTGAGAGTATAGGCCACGGGGACAAATTGGGAGACATTGCTCGTGTCAATCACGCCATCGGAAAGCTCAAAGCCCCACAGCTGAAACCTCTTCACAAGATTCTTTATGATCGTCCAGGAGCA GTATCTTCGCTAAGGAAACACCTTCGACTGTTCAATGGATTTCCATTCGAAATCGACAGTGACCCTTACAacaaaaagagggaaaaagtgCTGAA GCTCCCTAAAATACAACTCAGGACTATTTGTCAAATTCTTGATCTTGAGAGAAGTGGAAATCAGAGTGTTTTGGTTGATAGGATCATGCAGTTTCTTATAAACCCCACAAATTCAGGCAAG CCAGTActcttgaaaaagaaaagaaagaagaaaactaCAAAAGACGCCAAACGAGAGAAGAAAATTTCATCTAAGAGCAAGCAGCAGCAATTAGAAAGTGGAAAGTCGAAAGCAATCGTTACTGATTCCAGCAGCGATGAAGCTGATGAAGAAGATAAAGGTAAAAACGAGGACGGTGAAAAGTCAGACAGTCAAAAACATGAAGGTGATGAAAGTACTTCTGAAGaagtggaggaggagaagagcgTTGATTCGGATGAAGGTCCAGAAGATGACAAGGATGAAGAG ACCTCAAAGTCAAAGAAACCCAGTAGTAAAAAGAAACCCACCACCAAGAAGGAACCAAAGAAGGCCGACGACTCTGACCAGGCTCtatcagatgaagatgatgatgattcagAGTCTGCTGAAGACACACCTCCAAAAAAG GTTAAAAAGAAACCAGCTACCCAGAAGAAAGTGAAGGCCAAGCCTGCTcctaaaacaaagaaagcagaCAGCAGTAGCAGCAGGAAGAAAAACGCTGCAAGCAAGACCAAAT TGAAGCCCGAAAGCtcagatgatgatgacgatgatgaacCTCTAATCAAGATGATTAAAAAGTCACCAAGCGATGAACAGTTGAAATCAGCTGTCAAAGACCTCCTGAAAAATGCAAACCTGGAGGAAGTGACGATGAAGCAGATTTGCCAACAG gtTTATGACCTTTATCCAGACTTTGACCTGACAGCCAGGAAAGACTTTATCAAGCAGACAGTGAAGAGT tTAATATCCTAA
- the kcnv1 gene encoding potassium voltage-gated channel subfamily V member 1, with the protein MISDASSAAEVYGDSASVLSQDSSVFFSEPPPPSDNPLDFFIINVGGSRYILSQELLASHPETRLGKLALSTRDSALDLCDDADFLENEYFFDRNSQTFQYIMNFYKTGHLHVREELCVFSFLQEIEYWGIDELRIDHCCRDRYYRKKEMKESIDIEKDVEMNGVEDDFSGVLCEDIRRRLWDLMEKPDSSKAAKTYGTLSMFFVIVSIVNMALISLDFTILGAPVLDILEYICIVWFTGELVLRFLCVKDKCKFSRSVVNIIDLLAILPFYITLAVENLHGGSTELENVGRVVQVLRLMRSLRMLKLGRHSTGLKSLGMTIAQCYEEVGLLMLFLSVGISIFAMVEYAIEHDMPETTFTNVPCAWWWATTSMTTVGYGDIRPDTAVGKVIAFICILSGILVLALPIAIINDRFSVCYFTLKMKEVALRHSEALKRLKRNSTSEALQPAVGLNVRDAYARSVLELLRMYGRERTSTRSSAGEDVW; encoded by the exons ATGATTAGTGATGCATCAAGTGCAGCAGAGGTGTACGGGGACAGTGCCTCAGTGTTGTCTCAGGATTCCAGTGTATTCTTCAGTGAACCGCCTCCACCATCTGACAATCCGCTTGACTTCTTCATCATTAATGTCGGAGGAAGCCGCTACATTCTCTCTCAGGAGCTGCTGGCCTCGCACCCAGAGACACGCCTGGGCAAGCTGGCACTCTCCACCCGAGATTCGGCTTTAGACTTGTGCGATGACGCAGACTTTCTGGAAAATGAATACTTCTTTGACCGCAATTCTCAAACCTTCCAATACATCATGAACTTTTATAAGACAGGCCATTTACATGTTAgagaggaactgtgtgtgttctcGTTCCTGCAAGAAATCGAATATTGGGGTATTGATGAGCTCCGCATAGATCACTGTTGCAGGGACAGGTACTACCGCAAGAAGGAGATGAAGGAATCCATAGATATTGAAAAGGATGTTGAAATGAATGGTGTGGAGGATGACTTCAGTGGAGTACTGTGTGAGGACATTCGCCGGCGTCTCTGGGACCTCATGGAGAAGCCAGATTCGTCCAAGGCAGCAAAAACGTATGGGACATTGTCCATGTTCTTTGTGATCGTGTCCATCGTGAACATGGCTCTGATCTCTCTGGACTTTACTATCCTTGGTGCACCTGTCTTGGATATTCTTGAGTACATCTGTATTGTGTGGTTCACAGGGGAGCTGGTGCTCCGTTTCTTGTGTGTGAAGGACAAATGTAAATTCAGCAGAAGTGTGGTGAACATCATTGACCTGCTGGCCATCCTGCCTTTCTATATCACCCTGGCAGTGGAGAATCTGCATGGTGGGTCAACAGAATTGGAGAACGTGGGACGAGTAGTGCAGGTCCTGCGACTGATGAGGTCTCTCCGAATGCTGAAACTTGGACGTCATTCCACAG GTCTGAAGTCTTTGGGCATGACGATCGCTCAGTGTTATGAGGAGGTTGGCCTGCTGATGCTCTTCCTTTCTGTGGGCATTTCCATCTTCGCCATGGTGGAGTATGCCATTGAGCATGACATGCCTGAGACTACATTCACCAACGTGCCTTGTGCCTGGTGGTGGGCCACGACATCCATGACCACCGTGGGCTATGGGGACATCCGCCCAGACACGGCCGTTGGCAAGGTCATAGCCTTCATCTGCATTCTCTCAGGCATCCTTGTCCTCGCCCTACCCATTGCCATCATCAATGACCGCTTCTCAGTCTGCTACTTCACGCTGAAGATGAAAGAGGTAGCGCTACGGCACAGTGAGGCACTGAAGCGTCTGAAACGCAACTCAACGTCAGAGGCATTGCAGCCAGCAGTAGGGCTCAACGTGCGAGATGCCTATGCCCGCAGTGTGCTAGAACTGCTGCGGATGTACGGCAGAGAGAGGACGAGCACGCGCAGCAGCGCAGGAGAAGATGTCTGGTGA
- the gbp gene encoding glycogen synthase kinase binding protein — translation MPCRKENYIFLEQSVTVDSKEVDALVTKIGEALQLHNNSATQQTMSRLHGLTSSSSSSSNNNNIKQSNNSNTASAQKRNGCCIRLRSGRKATRASPYNIPGSSDQEWEHFATWNRKGLDGSGSEDDPHQLLQELILSGNLIKEAVRRLQFSSESHRDFSKQID, via the coding sequence ATGCCTTGTCGAAAGGAGAACTACATCTTTTTGGAGCAGTCCGTGACCGTCGATTCTAAAGAGGTGGACGCTCTTGTGACTAAAATCGGCGAGGCTCTTCAGCTGCACAACAATAGCGCTACACAGCAGACGATGTCGCGTCTCCACGGTCtgaccagcagcagcagcagcagcagcaacaacaacaacatcaagcagagcaacaacagcaacactgCCAGCGCACAGAAGAGAAATGGCTGCTGTATACGTCTCCGCAGCGGCCGGAAAGCGACCCGAGCAAGTCCGTACAACATACCCGGCTCCAGCGATCAGGAATGGGAGCATTTCGCAACGTGGAACCGAAAGGGACTGGATGGTTCGGGTAGCGAGGACGATCCCCACCAGCTCCTCCAGGAACTGATCTTATCTGGGAACCTCATCAAAGAAGCGGTCAGACGACTTCAGTTCTCGTCCGAGTCGCACCGCGATTTCTCAAAACAAATCGACTGA